A single window of Salvia splendens isolate huo1 chromosome 8, SspV2, whole genome shotgun sequence DNA harbors:
- the LOC121745906 gene encoding uncharacterized protein LOC121745906, with the protein MILAFERGSPEWWRDVTPPPPPQPQDRRIEELFLKQCPPVFNGLGDPKEAETWVKALERLFGFLRFPDKDRLRCASFQLIESADLWWEARKKTITLGQLEWTTWEQFKTEFYNKYVPLNYRREKEVEFCNLRQGPMSVTDYDRLLCDMSKYAPEQVDTDEKMARKFRAGLRHEIRMALVRHGRLTYPESL; encoded by the coding sequence ATGATACTAGCGTTCGAGAGAGGGAGTCCTGAATGGTGGCGCGATGTGACACCACCGCCACCGCCCCAACCACAAGATCGTCGGATCGAGGAACTTTTCCTAAAGCAGTGTCCGCCGGTATTCAATGGTTTGGGAGACCCGAAAGAAGCTGAGACTTGGGTCAAGGCACTAGAACGCCTATTTGGCTTCCTACGTTTCCCGGACAAAGACCGACTGAGATGTGCATCATTCCAGCTGATTGAATCTGCGGATTTGTGGTGGGAAGCGAGAAAGAAAACAATAACTCTAGGACAATTGGAGTGGACTACTTGGGAACAATTCAAGACTGAGTTTTATAATAAGTATGTTCCCCTGAACTATCGAAGGGAAAAGGAAGTGGAATTCTGTAACTTGAGACAAGGACCGATGTCCGTGACAGACTACGATCGGTTGCTCTGCGATATGTCCAAATATGCACCGGAGCAGGTGGATACTGATGAGAAAATGGCTAGGAAATTTcgtgccggtctgaggcacgaaattcGAATGGCGTTGGTTCGCCACGGGAGGTTGACATACCCTGAATCTCTATGA